A stretch of Miscanthus floridulus cultivar M001 chromosome 13, ASM1932011v1, whole genome shotgun sequence DNA encodes these proteins:
- the LOC136500963 gene encoding oxysterol-binding protein-related protein 2A-like: protein MTQSMRGGGSGRGHGKGQYGSSHLHHSALCCLSAAPPLPGDATPTLTPEPEAAAAASGPAVAVEGVLHKWTNYGRGWRERWFSLRDGVLSYSKIRAADAGGVARAEAGAGAGARAGAAADGDGEVRLIGSRVGGAHRTEKPAGVVFLKVSAFRESKSDDRRFYIFSPTKTLHLKTDSKDDRAAWIEALILARSVYSLGSLSGRVAFVQSDVSISTARLRDRMHQEGLNESLIQDCEQIVLSEFSSYRKQLKRRYEDYLSLFGSCRHQFEEGKDGSITQEALTRNDFSSSRHGNFSEYSTTESDEHEFEKQDGGELICGDESTFFDSVDYFTESDNRSSTMLTGQEVVDSQTHDSSNNRLPQITRRSRLPEPTEKEKGISLWSIIKDSVGKDLTRVCLPVYFNEPLSSLQKCFEDLEYSYLLDQAYQHGKVGDSLMRILKVAAFAVSGYASSVARPCKPFNPLLGETYEADYPDKGVRFFAEKVSHHPMLIACHCEGKGWKFWGDSNLKSKFWGQSIQVEPVGTLTLEFEDGEIFQWNKVTTTIHNLILGKLYCSHHGTMHIKGNHQYSCKLKFKEPSLLDRNPHLVQGFVEDNNGNKASFLIGKWDESMYCSNSDTFKVKSADQLKGASLLWEKNKPAPNPTRYNFSSFAITLNELTPGLLEKLPPTDSRLRPDQRHLENGEYEKANAEKLRLERRQRMSTKLQDNGWKPRWFEQDTEDGTYRYKGGYWETREKCCWDGCLDIFGEFVET, encoded by the exons ATGACGCAGAGCATGAGAGGCGGAGGGAGCGGCCGCGGCCACGGGAAAGGCCAATACGGCAGCAGCCACCTCCACCACAGCGCGCTGTGCTGCCtctccgccgcgccgccgctgccgggggACGCCACGCCGACGCTGACGCCGGAGCCGGAGGCCGCGGCCGCTGCGTCGGGGCCGGCCGTCGCGGTGGAGGGCGTGCTGCACAAGTGGACCAACTACGGCCGCGGGTGGCGGGAGCGCTGGTTCTCGCTCCGCGACGGCGTCCTGTCCTACTCCAAGATTCGGGCCGCCGACGCGGGCGGCGTCGCCCGGGCCgaggccggggccggggccggggcgcgggcgggcgcggcggcggacGGCGACGGGGAGGTCAGGCTGATCGGCTCCAGGGTGGGAGGAGCGCACCGCACGGAGAAGCCCGCCGGCGTCGTTTTCCTCAAG GTGTCAGCATTTCGGGAGAGTAAGTCGGACGATAGGAGATTCTACATATTTTCCCCCACCAAGACGCTTCACTTGAAGACGGACTCGAAAGATGACCGTGCTGCCTGGATTGAGGCCTTGATCTTGGCAAGGAGTGTTTATTCTCTTGGGTCACTCAGTGGGAGAGTAGCTTTCGTGCAGAGCGATGTTTCGATTTCAACTGCAAGGCTTAGAGATCGGATGCATCAGGAGGGTCTGAATGAGAGTCTTATACAGGACTGTGAACAGATTGTGCTTTCTGAGTTCTCAAGTTACCGGAAGCAACTGAAGCGACGTTACGAGGATTACTTAAGCTTGTTTGGGTCCTGCAGACATCAGTTTGAG GAAGGTAAAGATGGAAGTATAACACAGGAGGCATTGACAAGAAATGACTTCTCTAGTTCTCGGCATGGAAATTTTAGTG AATATAGCACAACAGAATCTGATGAGCATGAGTTTGAGAAGCAAGATGGAGGTGAATTGATTTGTGGAGATGAATCTACATTCTTTGATTCTGTAGACTACTTCACAGAGTCAGACAACAGATCTTCAACCATGTTAACTGGTCAGGAAGTTGTGGATTCCCAAACGCATGATTCCAGTAACAACAGGTTACCACAAATCACACGACGGAGTAGGCTGCCTGAGCCTACTGAGAAAGAGAAAGGGATCAGCCTCTGGTCCATTATTAAAGATAGCGTTGGAAAGGATTTGACACGAGTTTGTCTTCCAGTTTACTTCAATGAACCACTCTCATCCCTTCAGAagtgctttgaagatttggaatatTCATACCTCTTGGATCAGGCATATCAACATGGAAAAGTG GGGGACAGCCTCATGAGAATTCTCAAAGTAGCTGCTTTTGCGGTCTCTGGCTATGCTTCATCTGTTGCAAGACCTTGCAAACCATTCAATCCATTGCTAGGAGAGACCTATGAAGCTGATTACCCTGACAAAGGAGTTCGTTTTTTTGCAGAAAAG GTTAGTCATCATCCAATGCTGATTGCCTGCCACTGTGAAGGCAAGGGATGGAAATTCTGGGGCGACAGCAATCTCAAATCCAAGTTTTGGGGGCAGTCAATTCAAGTTGAACCAGTTGGCACTTTGACTCTGGAATTTGAGGATGGTGAAATCTTCCAATGGAATAAG GTCACAACAACCATTCACAATCTCATTCTTGGGAAGTTGTACTGCAGCCACCATGGAACAATGCACATAAAAGGGAATCATCAGTATTCATGTAAACTGAAGTTCAAAGAGCCATCACTTCTTGACCGGAATCCTCATCTA GTACAAGGCTTTGTAGAGGACAATAATGGGAACAAAGCTTCGTTTTTGATAGGGAAGTGGGACGAAAGCATGTATTGTAGTAATTCTGATACTTTCAAGGTGAAGAGCGCTGATCAACTGAAAGGTGCCTCGCTGCTGTGGGAAAAGAACAAACCTGCTCCTAACCCAACACGATACAATTTTTCTTCATTTGCGATCACACTGAATGAGTTGACCCCAGGGCTGCTG GAGAAACTTCCACCTACTGATTCACGGCTCAGACCAGACCAGCGCCACCTAGAGAATGGCGAATACGAGAAGGCGAATGCAGAGAAGTTGAGATTGGAGCGCCGGCAAAGAATG TCAACGAAACTTCAAGACAATGGCTGGAAACCCAGGTGGTTCGAGCAGGACACCGAGGACGGGACGTATCGCTACAAAGGCGGATACTGGGAAACAAGAGAGAAGTGCTGCTGGGATGGGTGCCTCGACATATTTGGGGAATTTGTGGAAACATGA